Proteins encoded by one window of Blautia faecicola:
- a CDS encoding ATP-dependent Clp protease ATP-binding subunit: MSTQYTNQAKTAVKYAEKTARRCKHSYIGTEHLLAGLLHEEEGTAGMVLRDMGISEERLMEMIRKLIAPEESNVLTADRAGYTPRAARMLEGAVEEADDLRSEKIGTEHLLLAMLREVDCMGTRLLHTMGVNIRKLQNEVLTAMGEEVANPRDNGNARSQNEAATGTPTLDQYSRDLTEMARQGVMDPVVGREEEIGRVIQILSRRTKNNPCLIGEPGVGKTAVVEGLAQRIAQGLVPEKMKNRRLVVLDLSGMVAGSKYRGEFEERIKKVITEVMEHPGILLFIDELHTIIGAGGAEGALDASNILKPSLSRGEIQIIGATTIEEYRKHIEKDAALERRFQPVTVEEPTEEQAVEILKGLRPYYEKHHGVTITDDALEAAVKMSIRYIADRHLPDKAIDLMDEASSRVQLAGIAVPPQLKEMEQNLHVISGEKEEAIREGDFSRARELQEEQKELEGSYEKLKKRQEQRYKNKKMQVTEENIAQIVSSWTKIPVQKLAQKESKRLAGLEKELHKRVIGQEEAVEAVAKAIKRGRVGLKDPARPIGSFLFLGPTGVGKTELSKALAETVFGSEQAMIRVDMSEYMEKHSVSKLIGSPPGYVGYEEGGQLSEKIRRNPYSVILFDEIEKAHPDVFNILLQVLDDGHITDAQGRKVDFKQTCIIMTSNAGAQSIVEPKRLGFSQGEDKKKNYEDMKRGVMEEVRRIFKPEFLNRIDEILVFHMLDKQEIRQIVNILVKKLENRCKEQLDIELVVRSSVKDYLAESGFDSKYGARPLKRAIQNKLEDKMAEEILEGKIHRGDRVIVSVSKKVIKFSVND; this comes from the coding sequence ATGAGTACACAATATACGAATCAGGCAAAGACAGCGGTAAAATATGCGGAAAAGACAGCGCGCAGATGTAAACATAGTTATATCGGAACGGAACATTTGCTGGCAGGTCTTTTACACGAAGAAGAGGGAACAGCCGGTATGGTTCTGCGTGATATGGGAATCAGTGAAGAACGGCTGATGGAAATGATCCGGAAACTGATTGCACCGGAAGAGAGTAATGTGCTGACTGCGGATCGGGCAGGATATACACCACGGGCGGCAAGAATGCTGGAAGGAGCTGTGGAAGAAGCAGATGATCTTCGCAGTGAAAAGATAGGAACAGAACATCTGTTGCTTGCGATGCTGCGGGAAGTAGACTGTATGGGAACCCGTCTGCTGCACACGATGGGAGTAAATATCCGAAAACTGCAGAATGAAGTTCTGACAGCGATGGGAGAAGAAGTTGCGAATCCAAGAGATAATGGCAATGCAAGATCCCAAAATGAAGCGGCTACAGGCACGCCGACGCTGGATCAGTACAGCAGAGACCTTACCGAGATGGCGCGGCAGGGAGTTATGGATCCGGTGGTCGGAAGAGAAGAAGAGATCGGACGCGTGATCCAGATCTTAAGCCGTCGGACGAAAAATAATCCGTGTCTGATCGGCGAACCGGGAGTTGGAAAAACAGCGGTAGTAGAAGGACTTGCCCAGCGGATCGCACAGGGATTGGTGCCGGAAAAAATGAAAAACAGACGGCTGGTCGTTCTGGATCTGTCCGGTATGGTGGCAGGATCCAAATACCGCGGGGAATTTGAAGAAAGAATCAAAAAAGTGATCACAGAAGTGATGGAACATCCGGGGATTTTGCTGTTTATTGATGAACTGCATACGATCATCGGAGCTGGCGGTGCGGAAGGAGCACTGGACGCGTCCAATATTTTAAAGCCGTCTCTTTCGAGGGGAGAGATTCAGATCATCGGTGCGACTACGATTGAAGAGTACAGAAAACATATTGAAAAAGATGCGGCACTGGAACGAAGATTTCAGCCGGTTACGGTAGAAGAACCGACCGAAGAGCAGGCGGTTGAGATCCTGAAGGGACTACGTCCTTATTATGAAAAACATCACGGAGTTACCATTACCGATGATGCGCTGGAGGCAGCAGTCAAGATGTCTATCCGCTACATCGCTGATCGTCATCTGCCGGACAAAGCCATCGATCTGATGGATGAAGCGTCTTCGCGGGTACAGCTGGCAGGGATTGCAGTGCCTCCACAGTTAAAAGAGATGGAGCAGAACTTGCATGTAATTTCCGGGGAAAAAGAAGAAGCGATTCGAGAAGGCGATTTTTCAAGAGCACGGGAGTTACAGGAAGAACAGAAAGAACTGGAAGGATCCTACGAAAAATTGAAAAAACGTCAGGAACAGCGCTATAAAAATAAAAAAATGCAGGTGACCGAAGAAAATATCGCGCAGATTGTATCCAGCTGGACCAAGATTCCGGTACAGAAACTTGCACAGAAAGAGTCCAAACGTTTGGCAGGTCTGGAAAAAGAATTGCACAAACGGGTAATCGGTCAGGAAGAAGCGGTGGAAGCAGTCGCCAAAGCGATCAAACGTGGACGCGTGGGCTTGAAAGATCCGGCAAGACCGATCGGTTCCTTCCTGTTTCTCGGACCAACCGGTGTAGGTAAGACGGAACTGTCCAAAGCACTGGCAGAGACAGTCTTCGGCTCCGAACAGGCGATGATCCGTGTGGATATGTCGGAATACATGGAAAAGCACAGTGTATCTAAACTGATCGGTTCACCACCGGGATATGTGGGATATGAGGAAGGCGGTCAGCTCTCCGAAAAGATCCGGAGAAATCCATACAGTGTGATCCTGTTCGATGAGATTGAAAAAGCACATCCGGATGTATTTAACATCTTATTACAGGTGCTGGATGACGGTCATATCACCGATGCACAGGGAAGAAAGGTGGATTTCAAACAGACCTGTATCATCATGACATCCAATGCCGGTGCACAGTCGATCGTAGAACCAAAACGTCTTGGATTTTCTCAGGGAGAAGACAAGAAAAAAAACTACGAAGATATGAAACGCGGCGTTATGGAAGAAGTGAGAAGGATCTTCAAGCCGGAATTCTTAAACCGTATTGATGAGATCCTGGTCTTCCATATGTTAGATAAACAGGAGATCCGGCAGATCGTCAATATTCTGGTGAAAAAACTGGAAAATCGATGCAAAGAACAGTTGGATATCGAACTGGTTGTACGAAGCAGTGTGAAAGACTATCTGGCAGAAAGCGGATTTGACAGCAAATACGGTGCCCGACCGTTGAAAAGAGCGATCCAGAACAAACTGGAAGACAAGATGGCGGAGGAAATCCTGGAAGGAAAGATCCACAGAGGAGACCGGGTTATTGTGTCTGTATCTAAAAAAGTTATTAAATTTTCAGTCAATGACTAG
- a CDS encoding GntR family transcriptional regulator, which translates to MQIELLEIDFNSEEAIYMQLRNQIILGIATSRLQDGDTLPSVRQMAECIGINMHTVNKAYAVLRKEGIVSIDRRKGAVICIDSNKLLALEEMRRNLYIILAKGRCHNISRQEAHQLLDEIYDMWEQSPEDPLE; encoded by the coding sequence ATGCAGATAGAATTGCTGGAGATAGACTTTAACAGTGAAGAAGCGATTTATATGCAGCTTCGCAACCAGATCATACTGGGAATCGCGACATCCAGACTGCAGGACGGAGATACGCTTCCGTCGGTAAGACAGATGGCAGAATGTATCGGGATCAATATGCATACAGTAAATAAAGCATACGCGGTTCTCAGAAAAGAGGGCATCGTATCCATAGACCGGAGAAAAGGTGCGGTGATCTGCATCGATTCGAATAAATTGCTGGCACTGGAAGAGATGCGTCGGAATCTGTATATCATTCTGGCGAAGGGAAGATGCCATAATATATCCAGACAGGAAGCACATCAGCTGCTGGATGAAATCTATGATATGTGGGAGCAATCCCCCGAAGACCCGTTGGAATAA
- a CDS encoding GNAT family N-acetyltransferase, translating into MESDKLYRVKKEDLPKLEELLNICFAHDPLYETLIPDPDVRKRLMPELFHCDMDEFYETCEIFADSEELNSVLVVSDETESYNLFHFLLTEAKATLQNDLYLIKEDPSFHTFYNFIKGGDYLNSSWTQQLHQTKRLHIIYLAVHPRMQHHGMAAMLMNEAIRYAQEHGMMISLETHNEKNLEFYKKFQFKEYGILKKNFNLKQYCLIREYQ; encoded by the coding sequence ATGGAAAGCGATAAGTTATATAGGGTAAAAAAAGAAGATTTACCTAAGTTAGAGGAACTTTTAAATATTTGTTTTGCACACGATCCGTTGTACGAGACACTGATCCCGGATCCGGATGTGAGAAAACGTCTGATGCCGGAGCTGTTCCACTGCGATATGGATGAATTCTATGAAACATGTGAGATTTTTGCGGACAGCGAAGAACTTAACAGCGTGCTGGTGGTATCCGATGAGACGGAGTCCTACAATCTGTTTCATTTCCTGCTGACAGAAGCGAAGGCTACCCTGCAAAATGATCTGTATCTGATCAAGGAGGATCCGTCTTTTCATACCTTTTATAATTTTATCAAAGGCGGTGACTACCTGAATTCGAGCTGGACACAACAGCTTCATCAGACAAAACGACTGCATATTATTTACCTGGCGGTTCATCCAAGGATGCAGCACCACGGAATGGCAGCGATGTTGATGAATGAAGCAATCCGGTATGCCCAGGAACATGGAATGATGATTTCACTGGAAACACACAACGAAAAAAATCTGGAATTCTACAAAAAGTTCCAGTTCAAAGAGTATGGAATCTTAAAAAAGAACTTTAATCTAAAACAATACTGTCTGATCCGGGAATATCAGTAA